The genomic interval AAGATACCACAGGAACTCCTGTCAAGTCTCATAGCCGATCTTGATATAGTGGAGTATCAAAACCAAGAGGATACAAGCGAAGAAATTATTCACAGATTCAATAATATATTCAGAAATCAGTGATAAGCAGAGGACTTAAAAAACATATCCAACCACGGTGGTTGCACTCTGGTTGGTCACTCGCATAAGATCCTACTGCACGTAATTATTTCGCTAGAGCCTACTCAGGCAACATAAAATATCTCTAGAGCAAGCCAAAATGATAACCAATCACCATGCTAAGTATTACGCCCATGAATTAAAGAGAGCTGGTGGTGAGGGCGTTGATCGCCTATCCCAGTCTCTTTTTGATGCCAATGTAGATCTGAATCCCCATCAGATTGAAGCGGCTCTTTTTGCGCTCAAAAACCCACTGCGAAAAGGAGTAGTGCTTGCCGATGAAGTTGGCCTTGGTAAAACTATTGAGGCAGGGCTGGTCCTCTGTCAGTATTGGGCAGAACGCAAGCGCAAGCTGCTAATTATCTGCCCCGCCTCACTGCGCCGCCAATGGGCTCAGGAGCTTCTGGAGAAGTTTAACCTGCCTTCTGTCATCCTGGATATGCAGGCATGGAAGCGGATGCAAAAACAAGGGATTTACAATCCCCTCGGCACGGGCGAGATTGTTATCATCTCCCTGCATTTTGCGGCCAGAATAGAGGAACAGCTGGTAGGTCAGCCATGGGATCTGGCTGTCATTGACGAGGCCCATAAACTGCGCAATGCCCATCGTGAAAGCAATCGTATGGGCCAGGCCATCAAGCGGGCACTGGATGGCAGGAAAAAACTCTTGCTCACGGCTACGCCACTGCAAAACTCGCTGCTGGAGCTTTATGGCCTTTCTACCGTTATTGACGAACATCTTTTTGGTGATGTGGCAGCCTTCCGCAAGCAATACATGGCCGGTGATCCTCCTGTGAAGGAGCTAAAGCAACGCCTGGAAACATTTGTGAAGCGCACCCTTCGTAAGCATGTGCTTGAATATATTCGCTATACCGAACGTAAAACACTCACTATTCCCTTTACGCCAACCCCGGCTGAGCAGGCCCTCTACGACAGCGTTTCGGACTTTTTGCAGCGAGAAGATTCCTACGCCCTCCCGAAACGCCAGCGTCACCTTACTGGCTTAATTTTACGCAAACTCCTGGCATCCAGCTCCTATGCAGTGCTCAACACACTGGAAACCATAAAAAAACGCCTTATCCTGCTGGAGCAATCCCAGCCGCCACTGGATGATCTGATTTCGACTCTCGTTGAGGATGACGACCTGGAATCTGATTATCTGGATGAATTTGATGAGAGTGAACAGGAGGAAGAGACCCCTGACGCTCCCTTCGACGCGCTCAAGCTTCGCAACGAGATCCAGGAAATTGAATCGTTTATCAGCCAGGCAAGATCTGTAACTCATGACAGTAAACTGGACGCCCTCCTGAAAGCCCTGGATACCGGCTTTACCCAAATGGCCTCCATGGGTGCTCCCCAAAAGGCCATCATATTTACAGAATCAAAGCGCACCCAGGAGTACGTCACGCGGTTTCTGGCGGAAAATGGCTATGGCGATGGAATCGTCAACTTCAGCGGCAGCAACACTGGTCCTGCCGCAACAGCCATTTACCAGCAGTGGCTTCAGGAGCATGCAGGCTCAAGCCGAATAACCGGCTCCCTGCAGGTGGACCGGCGCACCTCCCTTATTGATTATTTTAAAGACCACGGCAGGATCATGATTGCCACCGAAGCCGCCGCAGAGGGCGTAAACCTGCAGTTTTGCTCTTTGATTATCAATTACGACCTCCCCTGGAACCCCCAGCGCATTGAACAGCGCATTGGCCGTTGCCATCGTTACGGGCAACGCTTTGATGTGGTGGTTATCAACTTCCTGAATCAGAAAAATCTGGCTGATCAAAGAGTGTTGGAGCTGCTGCAAAGCAAGTTCAGCCTATTTGATGGCGTTTTTGGTGCCTCCGATGAAATTCTTGGCAGCATCGAATCGGGCATTGATTTTGAGAAGCATATTCAATCCATCTACGACACCTGCCGCACACCGGAAGCCATTACCCAGGCATTTGACCTGCTTCAGAAGCAACTGGAGCAGGATATCAACACCCGCCTCCAGGAAACCCAAAAATTGCTGCTGGAGAACTTTGACGAAAACATCCATGAACTCATGCGGCTGCAGCTTGATGAAGCCCAGCAGCGCCTGGGAAAGGTCAGTCGCTGGTTTTGGCAATTAACCCGCCATGTTCTTGCAGGCCATGCAGACTTTGACGACACCAACCACAGCTTTGTGCTGGAAGAGCCACCCATATACCAGGCACCCCGTGGAAAGTATGAACTTATTCGCGCCAACGGCCACACAAAATCCATCGGCACGCACAGCTACACCTATCGCCTGACCCACCCCCTTGGCGAGCACGTGCTTGACATTGCATCCCAGCTTGATACCCCACCAGCAACCATAATCTTTGACTATGCCAATCACCCCACAAAAATTGCCGTAGCCGATCAACTTTGTGGTCAAAGTGGATACATGAAACTCAGCCTGCTGGTGATAGAAGCTTTTCAGACCGAAGAGCACCTGATTTTCACCGGCACTACCGACAGTGGCCAATGGCTTGACAGTGAAACCTGCCAGCGACTATTCAGTATTGGCGGCACCCAGATCAATGAACCGCTCAGTTTGCCCGCAACTCTGGACAGCAACAACCAGCGGCTCATCGACGCCACCCTCGCCAAAGTCATGGAAGCGAATAACCAGTTTTTTCAGGCAGAGCGGGATAAACTGGAAAAATGGGCAGATGACAAAATACTGGCAGCGGAACAGGCATTGACGGACACGAAGGCAAAAATACGGGCATTGAAACGCGATACCCGTATGGCGCAAACTATCGAGCAACAGCAGGAAGCCCAGAAGGAACTGCGTGACCTGGAACGATTGCTGCGCCGGCAAAGACAGCAGATTTTTCAGGTAGAGGATGAAATAGGCGAGCGCCGAGACCAGCTCATTGAAGCGCTGGAACAGCGCATGAAACAAAAAACCAGCGTCCGGGAACTCTTCACCATACGCTGGCGAATACAATAAAAAACGGAAAACCAATAGGCAGAGCCACCCAAGGAGAATCCCATGCCCTCAACGCAGCAACTTCGCAGCCGCCTGATAAAAAAACTTTCCGAGCTGTTTCAGCTCGACCAGCCGGACCTCGATTTCGGCTTTTACCGCATCATGCACGCCAAGGCGCAGGAAGTTCAGGACTTCATCGGCACCGACCTGCTGAAAATCGTGGCGGATGCCTTTGGTGATGTTGACGAGGCACGCAAGACGGAATTGAAGGCGAAAATTGATAAGGAAATCGAAGCGGCCAGGGAATACGGCGTTGCCGATCCTGAAAACTCCCCCAAGGTCAAAGAAGCCCAGGCAGCCTACGAAGCACTCAAGGATACAGCCAGCGCCGAGGCCGATGTGTATGACCACCTGTATCGCTTCTTTGAGCGCTACTACGACGACGGCGACTTTATCTCCCGTCGCTATTACACCCGGGAAACATCCGGCAAGGCTGCGCCTTTTGCCGTGCCTTACAACGGCGAGGAAGTGAAACTGCACTGGGCCAACGCCGACCAGTATTACATCAAGAGCGCCGAGTATTTTTCCAACTTCACTTTCGATTTGCGGCAGGCGCAAGAGATCCGCGCCCTGCGGCAGCAGAATCAGATCGGTATCCTGCTCGGTGACGAGGACGATTCCCCGATCAAGGTCCATTTTCGCGTCGTCGAGGCCACCGAGGGTGAGCACGGCAACGTCAAGGCCTCCGAGGCCAACAAGCGTTTCTTCATTCTGCATGCCGAAAATCCCGTCGCCCTGACCGAAACCGGCGAGCTGGTCGTCAATTTCGAATACCGGCCCGATCCGAAAAAAACCGGACAGGAAAACACCTGGAGGGATAAACGCAATACCGAGGCGGTGGAGACCATTCTGGAGCGTCTCCAGGCCATGGCTGCCGCCGGTGGCGAACACGAAGAACAGGTCGCCGAATATCTGCGTCTGTTCAAGGTCCCCGCTCCGACCGACAGCGACAAGAAGCGCCCAGTGCTGGCCAAGTACGTGAACCAGTACACGGCCCGCAACACCATGGACTATTTCATCCATAAGGACCTGGGCGGCTTTCTACGCCGGGAGCTGGACTTCTACATCAAGAACGAGGTCATGCGCCTTGATGACATTGAAAACGCCGAAGCCCCGGCGGTCGAAAGCTATCTGGCCAAGATCAAGGTGCTGCGCAAGATCGCGGCCAAGCTGATCGACTTTCTGGCCCAGCTTGAGGATTTCCAGAAAAAGCTCTGGCTCAAGAAGAAGTTCGTTATTGAAACCAACTACTGCATCACCCTCGACCGGGTTCCCGAGGAGTTATATCCAGAGATTGCTGAAAATGAGGCACAGATCGATGAATGGGTAAAGCTGTTCGCGATTGATGAAATAGGGGCCTCACACGAAGACACGAAGGCACAAAGTGGGGATTTATTTGATAAGGGGATCGTTCCGTTCTCGCGGCCTTTGACGGTCGAATTCCTCAAGGCCAACAACAAGCTGGTGCTGGATACCCGCTTTTTCGACCTGCCTGCCGAAGCCTCGGCGCAGGCAGGTGACAGCTTCAAGGCGCGGCTGTTGGCGTCGATTGAGAACTTCGATGAGCAGTGCGATGGCCTGCTGATTCATTCGGAGAACTTCCAAGCGTTGAACCTGTTGAGTGATCGTTACAGGGGACAAATTCAGTGTTTGTATGCTGATCCGCCTTATAATGCTAAAAGCAGCGAAATTATTTATAAAAACTCATATAAACACTCATCGTGGATATCATTGATGGCTGATCGTCTTAGCGCAGCGGCAAAGCTAAAGGCGACTGAAGGTGCGCTAATAACTGCTATTGATGAGAATGAACATGCAAATCTCAGCCAACTATTTAGATGCATGTTTTCATTATTTGAAAATGATTGCATCTCAATAGTCCATAATCCTGCTGGTGTTCAAGGAGATAACTTTTCGTACTCACACGAATATGCGATTTTTACATTTGAAAAACGAAAGAATTTAATTGGAAAAACAAAAAGGGACGAAGATAGCGAGGAAGCATTTCGGGATTGGGGTGGAACATCCGCTCGGTCGCTTGCAAGGAATTGCTTTTATCCCATTATTGTAAAAGATGGAAAGATAGTTGGATTTGGAGATGTTTGCCCAGATGATTATCATCCTAACGCTCCCAATATTAGCCATGGAGATGAAATTTATGTGTACCCTGTCGCTGAAGATGGTGAGGAAAGAAAATGGGTTTTTGCGAGAGATTCTGTAGAAAAGATATTCGGAGAGTTAAACGTAAGGGAGCGCAAAGGTCAAATTAGCATAACTAGAACGAAGTCAATTACTAGCTATAAAACTGTATGGGCCGGAAATAAGTATTATGCCAATATTTACGGCTCAAAATTACTGAATAATATTTTTGGGGAAAAGAGATTCGATTTCCCAAAATCACTTTATACCGTCCAAGAGTGTTTATTTGCGGTTGAAGCATTTAGGCGAAAGGATTCGCTGTCACTAGATTATTTCGCTGGTTCTGGTACTACTGGCCATGCTGTTATTTCATGCAACAGACAGGATAACGGTAAAAGGAAAGTGATCCTTATAGAGATGGGTGATCACTTTGACAATGTTGTGAAGCCACGTACTCAAAAAGTTATATACTCATCTGAATGGAAGGATGGTAAGCCTTCCTCGCGTTCTTCAGGAATTTCCCACTGCTTCAAATATATCCGCCTGGAATCCTATGAGGACACCCTCAACAACCTGCGAGTCGATCATAATCCGCATCGTAAAATGGCAGTAGCTGCCAATCCGGCGCTCAAGGAAGACTACATGCTCCGCTATCTGCTGGATGTGGAGACACGGGGAAGTCAGTCGTTGCTCAATATCGACGCCTTTGCCGACCCAACCGTCTACACCCTGGATGTCAAAAAGCCGGGGACGGACGAGTATGCCACCCGTGCGGTCGACCTGATTGAGACCTTCAACTATCTGATTGGCCTGCGCGTGGTTCACTATGCCGCACCGCAGGAATTCACCGCGAAGTTCAAGCGTGTTGAAGACCCCGAAGTGCCGACCGACCAGAAGACCAAACTCGTCCTTGACGGCAAGATGCAACAACTTCGCGACTTCGCGTCTTCGCGTGCGGAAAAATCCTGGTGGTTCCGCAAGGTCGAGGGCTGGGTGCCCAAGGACCCGGCCAATCCCAACAATGGCCAGCGGGAAAAGGTCCTGGTCGTCTGGCGCAAGCTCTTAGGCGACATCGAGCAGGACAACTTGATGCTGGATGAATGGTTCCAGAAGAACCGCATCAGCACCCGCGACTTTGAATTCGACACCATCTACGTCAACGGCAGCAACAATCTGCCCAATCTGAAGCTGGATGACGAGAACTGGAAGGTCCGCCTCATCGAAGAAGAGTTCATGAAGCGCATGTGGGAGATGGAGCAATGACCTCACGCGAAGGCGCGAAGACGCGAAGAAAAGATGTGGAGGAAGTGGCGAGTATTGTTGTGGACACGGCGCTTCAATTGCATCGGGATTTGGGGCCTGGTCTGATGGAGTCGGTCTATGAAGCCGTATTGGCAAAAATGCTTGAAGAGAACGAATTGAAGGTTGAGAGACAGAAGCCGGTTCCGATTCTGTATCAGGGCATAGAATTGAATGAGGGGTTCCGCCTCGATTTACTGGTAGACAACCAGTTGATTGTCGAACTAAAGTCGGTCGAAAACATTCATCCGGTCCATCCAAAACAGCTTCTGACTTATCTTAGTCTGATGAACCTGCCATTGGGTCTGCTCATAAATTTTGGCGCTCCTTTGCTTAAAGATGGCCTCCAGCGCGTCGTTAACAAGCACACCAACTTCGCGTCTTCGCGCCTTCGCGTACATCAAAATGTTATGCAGGATGTGGATTCATGAAGGATACAGGTAAGCACAAGAGAGAAAAGTTGGTCTCTTTGACTCAGCCACCTGAAGGATATTCTGACTGGTTGACAGATCTGAAAACCCGCATTCACCATGCCCAGCAACGCGCCACGCTGGCAGTCAATCGCGAGCTGGTGCAACTCTACTGGCATATTGGCCGCGATATTTTGACGCGACAGGCCGAGCAGGGTTGGGGCACCAAGGTTATCGACCGGCTCGCCCATGACCTGCGCAATGCATTTCCCGATATGAAAGGCTTTTCACCGCGTAATCTCAAATACATGCGTGCGTTTGCCGAGGCTTGGCCAGACAGCGAATTTGTGCAAGAGGTGCTTGCACAATTGCCTTGGTATCACCAACTGGCTCTGCTTGATAAACTGAAAACCGCCGATGAGCGCCTCTGGTATGCGCAAAAGGCCATCGTCAATAACTGGTCGCGCAGTATGCTGGTGATACAGATTGAAAGCCGTTTGCTAGAGCGGCAGGGGCAGGCGATCACCAATTTTGAGCGACAGTTGCCCAAGCCGCAGTCTGATTTGGCCCGCGAGTCCATCAAAGATCCCTACCGTTTCGACTTCTTAGGTCTGACAGACGAGGCTCAAGAGCGTGAAATCGAGTTCGCTCTCGTTCAGCATGTCACCCGGTTTCTGCTGGAACTCGGCGCAGGGTTTGCCTTTGTTGGTCGGCAGGTACTGCTCGATGTGGGTGGTGACGAGTTTTTTATCGATCTGCTCTTTTACCATATCAAGCTGCGTTGTTATGTGGTGATCGAATTGAAAGCGGGCAAATTCAAACCGGAGCATCTGGGACAGTTGGGGTTTTACCTGACGGCTGTTGACCGTCAGGTAAAAAGCGAACAGGACGGCCCTACCATCGGATTATTGCTGTGCAAAAGCAAGAACAAGGTCGTTGCCGAATATGCCTTGGCCGACAAAAGCCAACCCATGGGGATTGCGGAGTTTAAACTGCTGGAGGATTTGCCTGAACCACTGCAAACGAGCCTGCCCAGCATAGAGCAAATTGAGCAGGAGCTGGAGGGGTTTGACGATGGCCAAGCGTAAATCCAGAGGCCCGCAGCAACACGCCTTCCGCAACAAGCTGCTGCTCAACCAGTGGCTCATAAGCCTGTTCGGCATCGATCCGCTCGCCGAACACAAAGTAAATGGCAAAGCGGTTCGCCCCTTTCATAAATTGGCCGAACCCATCCGTGATCCGCGCCTGGAAGGGTTGGACAAGGATAATCTGCATTTCTTCTACCACCATCTCGGCGATAGCCCGCTCTTCAGCTATGCCGATCCAAAGGCTGATGTGCCGGGCTTTCGCATCAGTCGGGACATGCTCTTGACCTATGAGCAGAACATCGTTCGCCATACCCAGGCGATCAACGAAAAGCGCCACCGTCCGGTGGTGTGGAAATATTACCAG from Desulfurispira natronophila carries:
- a CDS encoding DNA methyltransferase → MPSTQQLRSRLIKKLSELFQLDQPDLDFGFYRIMHAKAQEVQDFIGTDLLKIVADAFGDVDEARKTELKAKIDKEIEAAREYGVADPENSPKVKEAQAAYEALKDTASAEADVYDHLYRFFERYYDDGDFISRRYYTRETSGKAAPFAVPYNGEEVKLHWANADQYYIKSAEYFSNFTFDLRQAQEIRALRQQNQIGILLGDEDDSPIKVHFRVVEATEGEHGNVKASEANKRFFILHAENPVALTETGELVVNFEYRPDPKKTGQENTWRDKRNTEAVETILERLQAMAAAGGEHEEQVAEYLRLFKVPAPTDSDKKRPVLAKYVNQYTARNTMDYFIHKDLGGFLRRELDFYIKNEVMRLDDIENAEAPAVESYLAKIKVLRKIAAKLIDFLAQLEDFQKKLWLKKKFVIETNYCITLDRVPEELYPEIAENEAQIDEWVKLFAIDEIGASHEDTKAQSGDLFDKGIVPFSRPLTVEFLKANNKLVLDTRFFDLPAEASAQAGDSFKARLLASIENFDEQCDGLLIHSENFQALNLLSDRYRGQIQCLYADPPYNAKSSEIIYKNSYKHSSWISLMADRLSAAAKLKATEGALITAIDENEHANLSQLFRCMFSLFENDCISIVHNPAGVQGDNFSYSHEYAIFTFEKRKNLIGKTKRDEDSEEAFRDWGGTSARSLARNCFYPIIVKDGKIVGFGDVCPDDYHPNAPNISHGDEIYVYPVAEDGEERKWVFARDSVEKIFGELNVRERKGQISITRTKSITSYKTVWAGNKYYANIYGSKLLNNIFGEKRFDFPKSLYTVQECLFAVEAFRRKDSLSLDYFAGSGTTGHAVISCNRQDNGKRKVILIEMGDHFDNVVKPRTQKVIYSSEWKDGKPSSRSSGISHCFKYIRLESYEDTLNNLRVDHNPHRKMAVAANPALKEDYMLRYLLDVETRGSQSLLNIDAFADPTVYTLDVKKPGTDEYATRAVDLIETFNYLIGLRVVHYAAPQEFTAKFKRVEDPEVPTDQKTKLVLDGKMQQLRDFASSRAEKSWWFRKVEGWVPKDPANPNNGQREKVLVVWRKLLGDIEQDNLMLDEWFQKNRISTRDFEFDTIYVNGSNNLPNLKLDDENWKVRLIEEEFMKRMWEMEQ
- a CDS encoding SNF2-related protein, which gives rise to MITNHHAKYYAHELKRAGGEGVDRLSQSLFDANVDLNPHQIEAALFALKNPLRKGVVLADEVGLGKTIEAGLVLCQYWAERKRKLLIICPASLRRQWAQELLEKFNLPSVILDMQAWKRMQKQGIYNPLGTGEIVIISLHFAARIEEQLVGQPWDLAVIDEAHKLRNAHRESNRMGQAIKRALDGRKKLLLTATPLQNSLLELYGLSTVIDEHLFGDVAAFRKQYMAGDPPVKELKQRLETFVKRTLRKHVLEYIRYTERKTLTIPFTPTPAEQALYDSVSDFLQREDSYALPKRQRHLTGLILRKLLASSSYAVLNTLETIKKRLILLEQSQPPLDDLISTLVEDDDLESDYLDEFDESEQEEETPDAPFDALKLRNEIQEIESFISQARSVTHDSKLDALLKALDTGFTQMASMGAPQKAIIFTESKRTQEYVTRFLAENGYGDGIVNFSGSNTGPAATAIYQQWLQEHAGSSRITGSLQVDRRTSLIDYFKDHGRIMIATEAAAEGVNLQFCSLIINYDLPWNPQRIEQRIGRCHRYGQRFDVVVINFLNQKNLADQRVLELLQSKFSLFDGVFGASDEILGSIESGIDFEKHIQSIYDTCRTPEAITQAFDLLQKQLEQDINTRLQETQKLLLENFDENIHELMRLQLDEAQQRLGKVSRWFWQLTRHVLAGHADFDDTNHSFVLEEPPIYQAPRGKYELIRANGHTKSIGTHSYTYRLTHPLGEHVLDIASQLDTPPATIIFDYANHPTKIAVADQLCGQSGYMKLSLLVIEAFQTEEHLIFTGTTDSGQWLDSETCQRLFSIGGTQINEPLSLPATLDSNNQRLIDATLAKVMEANNQFFQAERDKLEKWADDKILAAEQALTDTKAKIRALKRDTRMAQTIEQQQEAQKELRDLERLLRRQRQQIFQVEDEIGERRDQLIEALEQRMKQKTSVRELFTIRWRIQ
- a CDS encoding PDDEXK nuclease domain-containing protein, which translates into the protein MKDTGKHKREKLVSLTQPPEGYSDWLTDLKTRIHHAQQRATLAVNRELVQLYWHIGRDILTRQAEQGWGTKVIDRLAHDLRNAFPDMKGFSPRNLKYMRAFAEAWPDSEFVQEVLAQLPWYHQLALLDKLKTADERLWYAQKAIVNNWSRSMLVIQIESRLLERQGQAITNFERQLPKPQSDLARESIKDPYRFDFLGLTDEAQEREIEFALVQHVTRFLLELGAGFAFVGRQVLLDVGGDEFFIDLLFYHIKLRCYVVIELKAGKFKPEHLGQLGFYLTAVDRQVKSEQDGPTIGLLLCKSKNKVVAEYALADKSQPMGIAEFKLLEDLPEPLQTSLPSIEQIEQELEGFDDGQA
- a CDS encoding GxxExxY protein; amino-acid sequence: MTSREGAKTRRKDVEEVASIVVDTALQLHRDLGPGLMESVYEAVLAKMLEENELKVERQKPVPILYQGIELNEGFRLDLLVDNQLIVELKSVENIHPVHPKQLLTYLSLMNLPLGLLINFGAPLLKDGLQRVVNKHTNFASSRLRVHQNVMQDVDS